CGGAGCCCCCGCGTAGAGCCGGTCGACGCGGGCGCTGGCCTGGCCGCAGCCGGCCAGGAACGCCAGGAGCACGAGGGCGAGAAGCGGGCCGCCCATCCTCCCTCTTCGCACCCTTGGCCACCTCCCCGGTCGCGCGCCCGCCGCCGGACGGAGGGCGCCGAGCCGCCCGCACTCCGGTCCAGGCGCGCACCCCCGATGGTACCCCTGCCTGCAGCTGGCGGGGCAACCGGCACCTGCCGGCGAGAGCGCCCACCTTCCCCCGCCCGCGCCGCCGGTGTACGTTGGCGCGGGAGAGGCCGCCGCCGGCCGCGGGCCGGCCCCGGCGGCCCCGGAGAGGAGGGGCCCCATGCGCGTCCTCATCGCCAGCGACGGCTCGGAGACCGCCCTGGCCGCCGCAACCTGGATCGCCGAACGCCTGCCGGCTCTCCGCGAGGCGCTGGTCCTCACCGCCTGGCGGAGCAGCGCCGAGGCCGCCCAGGCGGCGGCCGAGGCGACGCGCCGACCGCTGGAGGAGCGCCTGCCCGGGCGCGTGCGCGTCGCGCTGCGCCGGGCCGAGGGCCCGGCCGGCGTGGTGGAGTGCATCCTCGCGGCACTGCGCGAGCATCCGGCCGACCTGCTGGTGGCGGGCAGCCGCGGCCTGAACGAGCTGGAGGGGATGCTGCTGGGCAGCGTCTCGCACGGGCTGGTCCAGCGGAGCCCGCTGCCGGTCCTGGTCTTCCCGGCCCGGGCCGCGGCGCCCGCACCGGCGGGGGAGGAGAGGCCGCTCCGCCTGGCGGTGGGCAGCGACGGCTCGCCGCGCGCGCTGGCGGCGGCGCACTGGGTGGCGCGACACCTCCCCGGCGCCCTCGCCGCCGTCGTCGCCGTCGCCCGCTTCGCGCCGCCCGGCGTCGCCTCGGGCCTGGCCGGCTACGAGGCCTGGGAGGAAGCCCGCCGCCGCGCGCTCGAGCGCGCCCGCGAGGCGGCGGAGGAGGCGGCGCGCGCCTTCGACCCCGGGCGGCCGCCGGCCGAGCTGCACGTGCTGGAGGCTGGCGAAGGGTCGGTGGCCGCCGCCCTGGTCGACTTCGCGGAAGGCTGGGGGGCCGACCTGCTGGCGCTGGGGCGGAGCGGCCAGGGCCGCCTCGCGCGGCTGATGCTGGGCAGCGTCACCTACGCGGTGCTGCAGCGGAGCCGCCTGCCCGTGCTGGTGGTGCCGGAGGAGGCGCCGGAGGCGGGCGGCGAGGGGTAGGGCGGCCGCGCGGCGCCGGCGGCGGCCGCCCTAGCCTCAGGCGCCCTCGCCGGCCCCGCCGGCCGC
The nucleotide sequence above comes from Bacillota bacterium. Encoded proteins:
- a CDS encoding universal stress protein, coding for MRVLIASDGSETALAAATWIAERLPALREALVLTAWRSSAEAAQAAAEATRRPLEERLPGRVRVALRRAEGPAGVVECILAALREHPADLLVAGSRGLNELEGMLLGSVSHGLVQRSPLPVLVFPARAAAPAPAGEERPLRLAVGSDGSPRALAAAHWVARHLPGALAAVVAVARFAPPGVASGLAGYEAWEEARRRALERAREAAEEAARAFDPGRPPAELHVLEAGEGSVAAALVDFAEGWGADLLALGRSGQGRLARLMLGSVTYAVLQRSRLPVLVVPEEAPEAGGEG